The Actinomycetota bacterium DNA segment CATGTATACCCGGTCTCCAGGCTTCTTATAAAAGATTCCCTGTTCATATATGCGAGCATCAAAACCTCTTTGCTATCATTATCCTGTATGATTGCCGGGATGAGATTTCCGGTTTTATGAGTTTTCCGGCTTTCCGATAAATTGCTTTTATTAATTATTCTTTTAGAATCACCGGCTGTTTTTTTCATATTTTCTCCAAAAAGTTAAAATTATAATCTAACTTCAATGCCTTCGCTTCTGAGATACTCCTTAGCCTGCCTTATCGTGTATTGTCCATAATGAAAAATGGATGCAACAAGTACTGCATCGGCTCCGCCCAGTAGAATCGCGTCTTTCAGATGCTCAAGATTTCCGGCCCCTCCTGAAGCTATTACGGGTATGCCCACACCTGAGCTTACAATTTTTGTAAGCTCAATATCATAACCGTCTTTTTTTCCGTCTTTATCCATGCTTGTCAGCAGTATTTCTCCTGCTCCAAGTTTTTCAACTTCCTTTGACCATTCAAGAACATCCATTCCCGTGGCAGTGCGACCTCCATGAATATAAACTTCCCAGGAATTATCATTCTTTTTCTTTGCATCTATTGCAACCACGATACACCGGCTTCCAAATATTTTTGCGCCTTCCCTGATTAGATCGGGGTTTTCAACTGCAGACGTACTTACAGATATTTTGTCAGCTCCTTTTTTCAATATTTCCCTCATATCTTCGATTTTATTTATTCCGCCGCCAATAGTATATGGAATAAAGACTTTTTCCGCAGTTTTGCTTACAAGTTCAATTACAGTCTTTCTTTTTTCATGGGAAGCAGTTATATCAAGAAATACTATTTCATCCGCCCCTTCCCTGTCATAATAAGCTGCAAGCTCAACAGGATCCCCGGCATCCTGCAGATTAGTA contains these protein-coding regions:
- the hisF gene encoding imidazole glycerol phosphate synthase subunit HisF, which translates into the protein MTIKRIIPCLDVNKGRVVKGVSFTNLQDAGDPVELAAYYDREGADEIVFLDITASHEKRKTVIELVSKTAEKVFIPYTIGGGINKIEDMREILKKGADKISVSTSAVENPDLIREGAKIFGSRCIVVAIDAKKKNDNSWEVYIHGGRTATGMDVLEWSKEVEKLGAGEILLTSMDKDGKKDGYDIELTKIVSSGVGIPVIASGGAGNLEHLKDAILLGGADAVLVASIFHYGQYTIRQAKEYLRSEGIEVRL